A portion of the Mytilus galloprovincialis chromosome 12, xbMytGall1.hap1.1, whole genome shotgun sequence genome contains these proteins:
- the LOC143054926 gene encoding uncharacterized protein LOC143054926, with protein sequence MTTNTIIFTTTKSVLSSLGDIFRETTMQKSTTDNIVPIVTSDGTTAPQQNSTDVIRTSNLDKENINHLLKIENTFEAEALTPITVYLILLMITGVVGNTIVLYIYKFRFKRLTPRIFILSLAAFDLITCLLGMPYHILDMLYPYLFVWDTVCKVLSFALTFTILASIFILDLIAIDRYRKICRPFKKQLSGIGSKIMSWVTVLIAIMSAIPMLLIYGTADVLTARNPNITGKACYVSDDYIESYFPLIYDAFTFLIFIVSVFILVGFYSKVGVTIWKRRKFNESNESNKSGSGQSTPNTSIIQINVITDEAKHGSPMLAHFGKNKEGGNVQIFDSNSLVTAPKDSPLPYRSTSDPKKERMNRKVLRLMSEPSSTAHDSSTMDHGSTRSNKSSHRLHVTKKEKRILRITGMLFVITLIFIISFLPYLCIQIVNGLNDEFWDEMSISEIIIFNLLMRTYFINSMINPIIYWLLDHKFKEEVIRLFNDIKSCKASTRFGQKSLHS encoded by the coding sequence ATGACAACCAACACGATCATTTTCACAACAACTAAGTCTGTTTTAAGTAGTCTCGGTGACATTTTCAGAGAAACTACAATGCAAAAAAGTACGACGGATAATATAGTTCCTATAGTAACGTCTGACGGTACTACGGCTCCACAGCAAAATTCTACTGATGTGATTCGGACATCAAACCTTGACAAGGAGAACATTAATCACCTTCTGAAGATAGAAAACACATTCGAAGCTGAAGCACTGACGCCAATAACCGTTTACCTAATCCTTCTAATGATAACGGGTGTTGTTGGCAATACTATTGTCTTGTATATCTACAAGTTCAGGTTCAAACGGTTAACACCGAGAATATTCATTCTGAGTCTCGCTGCGTTCGATTTGATCACGTGTCTTTTAGGGATGCCATACCATATCTTAGACATGCTTTATCCTTATCTGTTTGTATGGGACACCGTTTGCAAAGTTCTAAGTTTTGCTCTCACCTTCACGATTTTGGCATCTATATTTATACTGGATCTGATCGCAATTGATCGGTACAGGAAAATTTGTAGACCGTTTAAAAAGCAGCTTTCTGGTATTGGATCAAAGATTATGAGTTGGGTGACTGTTCTTATAGCAATAATGTCTGCCATTCCAATGCTTCTAATTTATGGCACCGCTGATGTCCTAACCGCTAGGAATCCAAATATAACAGGAAAGGCATGCTATGTCTCAGATGATTATATCGAATCTTATTTCCCATTAATCTACGATGCTTTCACTTTTTTGATTTTTATCGTATCCGTTTTTATACTAGTCGGATTTTATAGCAAAGTCGGTGTTACAATTTGGAAACGTAGGAAATTTAACGAGTCAAATGAATCAAATAAATCCGGTTCCGGTCAAAGCACGCCAAACACATCGATCATACAAATTAATGTCATTACAGATGAAGCTAAACACGGATCTCCTATGCTTGCtcattttggaaaaaataaagaGGGTGGTAATGTTCAAATATTTGATTCAAATTCCTTGGTCACGGCACCAAAAGATTCACCTTTACCATATAGATCGACGTCTGATCCAAAGAAAGAAAGGATGAACCGTAAAGTACTGCGGTTGATGTCTGAACCTTCCAGTACTGCTCACGATTCTTCTACAATGGATCACGGGTCTACACGGTCCAATAAATCATCGCACAGACTTCATGTGACAAAGAAAGAGAAGAGAATACTGAGAATAACAGGCATGTTGTTTGTTATAacattgatttttattataagtttCCTCCCTTATCTGTGTATACAAATTGTGAACGGTTTGAATGATGAATTTTGGGATGAAATGAGCATCTcggaaattatcattttcaatctTCTTATGAGGACATACTTTATCAACAGTATGATAAATCCTATAATCTACTGGTTACTGGATCACAAATTTAAAGAGGAGGTTATCAGACTATTTAATGACATAAAAAGTTGTAAAGCATCTACTCGATTCGGACAAAAAAGCTTACATTCGTAA